Below is a window of Leucoraja erinacea ecotype New England chromosome 11, Leri_hhj_1, whole genome shotgun sequence DNA.
CCGACATCCGAACACTTGTGCTtgttccgccaaggcctgctggaactaaacattttaactcccattcccgcTCCCACACTCATTCCTGGGCCTCCATCATTGcccgagtgaggccacatgcaaactgtagGAACAACAGCTCatgttccgcttgggtagctgacaacccagcagtatgaacgttgaattctccaattttaaatcatacccccctctctcttttgagTGTTCCACCCCTACCCCTAGTTATTCCTACCACCATCTCCCAGCCACCCCCTCagtcaccccttcccctaccccgtACATTCATATCCCATCCCTGAGATTCCCATTTcacttttatcccccccccccccccccccccccagttcccttccacccacatccctccctctgaCTTTATGCTTCACTCCgccttttctctctttctctgactCCCCTTTGTCTCTTTTCAGCTTTTATCACTTTCTCCCACCAATCTGgccatcactccccccccccccccaatctgtatccacctctcactcaccaggttttgtcccacccccacctctctcttccagcttcccccccatccgtcagcctgaagaagggtcccaatcgggaaaggtcacctgtcctttccctccacaaatgctgcctgacccactgaattcctcttgcactttgtgtttttggtttagttaactttagtttagtttagtttattgtcacgtgtaccgaggtacagtgaaaaatgttcagtgcaagataaagtccagtcaagtctgattaaagatagtctccaataaggtagatggtagctcaggaccactctttagttgttgataggatggttcggttgcctgacaacagctgggaagaaactgtccctgaatctggaggtgtgtgttttcacacttctgtacctcttgcctgatggcagcacTGCAGGAACTGCAGGTATCTTGTGTTGCCAGACGTAACTGGACCAGTGTGTGTTGGTTGGGCGATAACGGAAATGTCACCGTCTTTATCCTTGTCTTTCCTCAGCTTCCCACACCTAAATCTACAACTTCGCCAATGACCGTGATGGAACAAGTTCATCAGCTGCTGAAGGTACCTCTCCAACCTATTACAGaacaggtggcacggtggcacagcgggagagttgctgcctcccaactcctgagacctgggtccgatcctgactacgggagctgggtgtgaatgtgtggggtttgcacgttcttcctgggactgcgtggtttcctccgggtgctcctgtttcctcccaaactcaaagacgtgcgggtttggatAATCCCTCGTGTCGGATAGAAAACAGCTGAttagtggtcggcatggactcagtgggtcaaatggcctctttccacgctgtatctctaaactgaaactaaactttaTCTTAAAATTATTTGGAACAAAGGGTGGAGTTTATTTAATCTTGTCACGtctactgagatacaatgaaaaaagcTGTgtactgcatgctatccaggaacTGGTGATATATGAGTACAACCATGCCACACACAAGTACAGTGGATGGTTTAGTTTCGACtcgcagcatggaaatgggcccttcggcccactgagtccatgccgaccatcgatcacccgttcacacgttctttcttgtcccactttctcatccactccctgaacCTACAATCTGACAGGCCTTTGGGATgtgtgtggaaactggagcactcgtgaggcagcagctctacccgctgcggccTCCCCCCCCTGTTGCCCCCACGTTGACGGGACCTTTTGCCCGATCGTTAGGCTGATCGTTACTGCTCATTTTTTCCTCTCAGGATGGAAACCGAACAGAAGGGATTCCGGAAATGATTGGAAGCTTCTCCGACAACCTCCAGCTGCTGAAACAGAATCTGaacgaatccgactggaaggttGGTGTTTAATTGTCCAACGtgagaattcctccagcactttgcgtacgCCGCAAGACTCGAGTATCTCCAGATCCtcgtgatgaggaggaatttattttgccagagggtggtgaatctgtggaatttattgccacagatggtggtggaggccaagtcattgggtatttttaaagcggagattgatagattcttgattagtgagggtgtcaaaggttacggggagaaggcaaaagaatggggttgaaagggaaagatagatcagccacaattgaatggtggagtagactcgatgggctgaatggcctagttctgctcctatgataTGAACTAGTTCTGCTCCTGTGGTATGAACCTCAATCATATCCACAAGATACAGGTAGCGGGAGCTCTATCGTTGTGTGATAGTCTTGGCTACGTCCAACACCTTAAACTGACTGGACTATCTTGGTCGGTGAGGTTGCTGTAGGTCAGGATGACAAGGAAATTGAAGAGCATGCAGTGAAGACTTTGTCCTCAGGCAGacagaaaagatagatcagccgtgattgaatggtggggtagactcgataggcaaaatggcctaaatgtgctcctatgtcttatgaacatgaactattCACTGCCAACCCCTGAAATATGAACCTGGTGACgtgtgttttttttggtgttttttaggATTTTGAATCTTGGCTGCAGAACTGGTTCCTCTTCCAACTTGTTCAGCCTGAGAAGAAGACTGCACCAACCCAGGCACCCCAAGTACTGCCTCGCCATGAGATGCCATCCAGAGGTACGTGACAACCTTCTTCTCCCCATCCCAATGAGACCTTGCTCCAAGATCCTTGGCTTGccggcttgagttacagggagaggttggacagctttgacattttttttgtattggagccttggaggatgaggggtgaccttatttagACTTTGCACTTTAGTTTagactagggtggcacagtggcgggacagtagagttgctgccccacggcgccagagacccaggttcgatcgggtgaggtctgtgcggagtttgtacattctccctgtgaccacgtgggttttctccgggtgctccgggttcctcccacaccccaaggatgtgcgggtttgtaggttaattggctttggtaaaaattgtaaattgttcctagtgtgtaggatattgctagtgtacgggggtgattgcTGTTCGGCATTGATtcagtggatcgaagggcctgtttccgcgctgtatgttaaAGTCCAAAGAGTGGTCTTTTTGGGAtgtgcaagatcatgaggggcatgtttAAAGTGAAcgccacagtctttttcccaagggAATAGgattttaaagatagacacaaagtgctggaataactcaacgggtcaggcagcatctctggagaacatggatcggtgatgttttgtgtcgggacccttctttagatgatcttaaaaccagagggcacaggctttAAGATGAACCTCAGGGACaaattttcactcaaagggtagtccatatctggaaggagctgccagaggaagctattgaAGTCACGTGgttatgcagggatatggatcacgtgcagggagggaagattagtttaacttggtttcatatttggcacaggcattgtgggccgaagggcctgtccctgtgttgtactgaagaagggtctcgacctgaaacgttgccaatccatgttctccagtggtttactgacccgctgagttactccagcactttgtgtcatcctGTGCTGCGCCACTCAATGTTCTACtagttatgttatcccacttttcatctattcatccacttcctacacaccaggggggaTTCACAGTGGGCtaatgaaccaattaacctacaaacctgcatgggcatgtctttgggatgtggaaggaaaccaatggACCCGAAGGAAAatcatgtggtcactgggagaacatacaaagtacaAACACTgatgcacacatgcacgcacactcgcacacaagcacacacgcatacacacactcgCGCAGATGCACACACtcgcgcacatgcacacacacacacccgctcgCGAAAACACACattcacgcgcacacacacgcgcacacacaggcacacacatgcacacgcgcgcgcacacacgcacacgcgcgcgcacacacgcatacacagtactcgaggtcaggattgaacctgggtctctggtgctgtgaggtaacgGCTCTACCCACATTGTCTTTGAGGGATTAGATTTCAGAGTTGATGACAATAAGgacatattccctttatcattgtggacggcttgatagtaatcatgtatagtctttccgctgaacggatggcatgcaacaaaaagcttttcactgtacctaaactaaactaaagtaaggtcACATCATTATTGGAGTGGGAGGCAGTGTCAAGCAGAGCAAACGTGCAAATCGCAGTGTGTATCTTCGGATGTTATTGTGTCACAATAATGTTTTGTTAGTTGCCTTGAAGTGACCAAATGATTCTTGTCTCCACAGGGAGGAACGTCTTCTCCAGCATGGCCATGAGCCCACTGCTCAACCTTCCTATCGCAGAAAGTGCCTCCAAGCAATCCGGTCTTGCTGAAGTCGTTCCTCATAAAAGGGGTAACTATGCCGACGAGTatttcagaacatagaacagtacaacagaggaacgggcccttcggcccacaatgtccgtgctgaccatgatgccaagaccaactcttatgtacctgcatgtaatccatagccctccattcctcaCATGTCCATCCATgcacccatccaaaagcctcataaacattactgtcatatctgcctcctccaccaccacccctggcagcaagttccatgCATCCCCCACCATCTGTGTAACATACCTGCCCAGCTCATCTCCTTTATAATTGGTCCCGCTCACTTTAATCATGTGCGCTCTGgattcatacagtatggaaataagccctttggcccaactcatcaaagtccaccaagatgccccatctaagctcgtcccatttgcctgcgtttggctcatatccttttaAACTTTTCCTTTCCATTTTCACCCAGGTAAAATCAGCTCTTCCCTTATCctccaacgctccagagaaaacaatccaagtctgtccagcctctccctgtaactaatccaggcatcattctggtcaacctcctctccaaaagcatccacatccttcctgtaatggggcgatcagaactgcacgcaatactccaaatgcactgaccaaagtcctacagagctgcattatgacttcctgactcttatactcaaagccctgactgatgaaggcaagattACTGTACGCCTTCTATACCGCTCAaagctatgtccacaactctctgcaatttcctgcggtcttggatgttCTGGGGAGCCTCAGGCTCTGCAGGACACTGATGTGACCGCTGTTATTTTTCCTCACGCAGTTTtccatgcagagactgagtgtgAGAGACTGAAAAGGGTGGCGGAAATTAAGCCCGGAACATTCCAGCCAAGCTGTGACAAGGATGGGAACTATGAGCCAAAGCAATGCTGGCCAAGCACTGGCTACTGCTGGTGTTCCTATCCCAATGGGACCAAGATTGAAGAGACCGCAACCAGGAAACAACTGGATAATTGTCAAAGTAGGCTTGAGTTTCTTCAGCTACCTGTTGTACTGAGCCATAGTCACAGTTATAGAACCATAGGCATAGAGTCATTGACCCATATAGTCATAGAGCTACAGTCAGAGCCATAGTGTCATAGtgatagtcatagtgtcataatCATAGTGTCATAGACCCATACAGACCCATAGTCATAGAGCCATCGTTTTAGCGCCAGTCTTAGAGCCAGAGTCATGATCATGTAACGTCATAGAGTCTGagccagtcatagagtcatagaaccaTAGTCATAGTCCCATAGAGCTATAGAatcaatcatagtcatacagcatgaaagcaggcccttcggcccaacttgtccatgctgaccacccacTGAATCCCCTTCCAGAGACACTCTCCCCATCTCCAAAGTTGACCATCAATTTACAGATCCAGCGTGGAAAAAAGGCACCTTTGGCCCCCTGAGTCGACACCGacccatacactagctccattctacacaccagggacaatttacaaaagccaattaacctacaaacccggacaTCTTTGgaccgtgggaggaaactggcgcaaccggagaaaacccacacggtcacagggtggacgtacaaactcagtacagactgcagttgtggtcaggatctaacccatgtctctggtgctgcaaggcagcaactctgctgcagcgccaccgtgcccatCCCTAGTTCTTAGGGAAATATTCCATGAAAATGTTGATGAACTTTAACGGTTCCTATTGTGGACTAGTTTTGACTGAGGTTCTAACACATTGACAGGTGACATGTTAGCCTCACTTGCGGCTTAAATGCGGCTTTCTTTCCACCTTCAGGCTACCAAAAGCCAGATGACCCAAACTTTTCCGGCTTTGGTGGTGAGTAGCAGGGATCGGCCATGGTTAACCCAAGATGTCCACTTGGCGAAAGGGAGCGACAGACGCTTGTTGCCTCTAGCTTCCCTAATCCACTAACCACGATAGTCTATCCTTCCTCGGCCAttcctttagactttggagatacagcacggaagcattcccttcggcccaccgagcctgcgacaaccagcgatcaccccgtacacgagcagaatcccacacacgagggacaatttacagaagcctagtaacctactaacctgcacgtttttggagtgtgtgaggaaacccactcgattacagggagaccgtacaaactccgtacagacagcacctgtagtcgggttcgaaccggagtctctggtgctgtgaggcaacaacatgactgctgcgccaccgtgccgcccctattgAGGCTAATTGAACCTAACTTTATAGTGAGTTCtttgtcccatttggcccattgaatcatggctgatctatccattctcctgcctcctccccgtaacctttgacacccttactgatcaagaacctgacAATCTCTGCTTTAACAAAACATAGACTagtagaaaacatagaacatagactagTGTAGCACCTTCGaccgtgctggacatgatgccaggttaaagaaatggcagcacagtggtgtaatgGTAGGGCCTTTAATGCCTTatcaaaacctatcaatctctgctttataaatacccaatgtcttgacctccacagccgtctgtgacaatgaattccataatTCAATAGCAGTCGCATCGCTTTGATCATTAACCTTTGCACTAATGTCCTAAAACAGTGCGTCTacaatttggaaagagtaaaCTTCTGAGACAAGTTATAAATGGGAGATATTCAAagctaaactgaagatagaaaatAACACAAATGGCACAGGGtgtagagacgctgcctcacagcaccagagacccgggtttcatcctgatctccgtgtgtctgtctgtgtgtgtagagtttgcatgttctccctgtgaccatgtgggtttcctccgggtgctccggtttcctcccacattccgaataggtgcaggtttgcaggttaattggccctgtgtaaattggccccagtgtgcagGGGAGTGCataagaaggtgggataacatagaactagtgtgaaggggtgatcgatgttttggcttggactcggtgggccgaaggtcctgtttccatgctgtatccctaaactaaattacactaaactaaatggtgAAGAGTAGCTTTAATATTTTTCTCTGATGTTCTATGTTCCAGGATTCTAGAGATTAGTTCAAATAAAGAGAATTAACTTCAAGGAAACATAGAacctagaacataaaacagtcgagcacaggaacaggcccttcagcccacaatgtctgtgccaaacatgatgccaagataaactaatctcctctgcctgcatgtgatgcaCACCCCTCCATTCCATACATAACCATGTGCCTGTCTTTAAAAGTCCTCTTAAACGCCACAACgtatctgcctcgaccaccacCGCTGGCAGCGCGTcccatgcactcaccaccctctgtgcataaACAAAAAttgtcccacacatctttgaACTTTACCCTTCTcgtcttaaagcaatgccctctagtcttggacctttccaccctggggaaaaggttctgattgtctaccctgtctatgcttcTCATGATATGATAAACTTCTAtccggtctcccctcaacctctgacgctgtagagaaaacaatccaagtttgtccaacctccccttataaTCCGAGCATCATTCTTGTGAACTGCTTCCGCAccatccccaaagcctccacatccttactgtaaatggagcggcacggtggcgcagcggtagagttgatgtcttacagtgccagagacccgggttcgatcctgactgcgggtgctgtctgtacggattttgtacattctctcagtgacccgcgtgggttttctccgggtgttcaggtttcctcccacactccaaagacgtacaggtttgtaggttaattagctttggtaaaaatcgtaaattgttcctagtgtgtaggatagtgtataaggtgatcgctggtcggcgcggacttggtgggcggaagggcctgtttccacacagtttctctaaaactaaacaaaacaatgccCTATAGTCCTTGCTATTCCACTCTGGGGGCAAGGTTCTGACTttgtaccctatctatgcctctcacgagTGTATAAACATTCTATCTGATCTTCTTGTGAATCTCCAACCCTGTAGAGAAAACAAGCCAAACTTGTTCAACTTCTCCTTATCATCCgggcatcattctgataaacctcctctgcaccctctcaatagcctccacatccttcctgtaataagttcataagttcacatcatagcaacagaattaggccatttggcccatcaaggctactccgccatccaGTCATGGTGGTCAcggtgtcgcagtggtagagttgctgccttacagcgaacgcagcgctggggacccgggttcgatcctgactacgggtgctgtctgtacggagtttgtacgttctccctgtgatctgcatgggttttctccgagatcttcggtttctacccacactccaaagatgtacaggtttgtaggttaattggtttggtaaatgtaaaaattgtccctggtgtgtgtaggatagtgttaatgtgcagggatcgctggtcggcgcggacctgatgggctgaagggcctgtttctgctctgtatctctaaactaaacattctcctgccttctccccataacctttaacgcccatactaatcaagaatctgtcaatcttcaccttaagaATACCCATAgaaggcctccaccgccatctgtggcaatgaattccacagattcatcaccttctgatgaaataaatccctcctcatctcctttccaaccgtacgttcttttattctgaggctttggtttctggccctagactctctcactagtgcaaccatcctctccacatccactctatccgggcctttcactatcggtaagtttcaatgagggtccctactcatccttctaaactccagcgagtacaggcccagtcaaACGCAATGGAAGGCGGCAAGTAGCACTGTATTCGATACTCTAAATGTGTCCGAACTAAAGTGCTAGGTGTTGTACTTAACAGAGGTCCCTCTTCTCGGCCCTGCCTCACCATGGACATGGAATGAAGGAACTGCAAGCACACAAAACAGGAGCTAACATAACCATTCACTCCCTTTCCCTCGCTCCAACCACCCATAACACAGCTGATCCAACCACCCATAACACAGCTGATCTAACCACCCATAACACAGCTGATCTAACCACTGCattcttcataagttcatcaattcataagttctaggagcagaattaggccattcggcccatcaagtctactctgcaattcagtcatggctgatctatctttccctctcaacaacattctcctgccttctcctcataacctttgacacccttactaatcaagaatctgtcaatctcctccttaaaaatccccaatgacttggtctccacagccctgcCTTGTCTTGCAATCTCTCAGCTCCTTGCTTGATGAAACTACCCAATATTTAAAGATAAAGGCTTTGCTGAAACAAGTTTGTTGAGATATCTCCAAAACTAACaatgtttttctcttttttcttacaGCTTTTGAGGACTAAGGATGAAATGTCGATGGACACAGATCCTCAAGACCAGCTTTGCTCCCCAGACATACATTAATTGCAAAGATTGATTAACATTTACTTTGATTGATAATTATTGGGCTGTTGACTTGCACCCAGTACATGTATCTTCTATCCTGCTTATGATTTGTCCGTGAGGATTATTTAGCTAAAAAGTAGACAATCAAAttgctcataagttcataaaatcataagttgtagcagcagaattaggccattcggcccatcaaggctactccgccattcaatcatggctgatctatctttccctctcaaccccattctcctgccttctccccataacctttgacacacttactaatcaagaatctgtcaatctcctccttaaaaatccccaatgacttggtctccacagccatctgaggcaatgaattccacagattcaccaccctctaactagatgaattcctcctcatctccttgctaaagttacctcctttaattctgagtctgtgccctctggttctagagtctgtacattcaccccatctattcctcccatgattttatcaaCCCTCTCACCTGAACACTTGGGCATTTGCTTCATAATCCAGATGGCTCTGCCTAACACTGGGAACACCACCATCAGAGATTGAAGGATTGCAGGGGTATATAAAGCCCCCCCTCACCATTACTTTGGGATTCAGTAGAGTTGGGGCTACAGTTTATGATTATCAGCAATGCCCCTTTGCAATTAAAAGATGCATTCAAGATATAAAAATTCACCACTTTGTTTTAAGAATTGCCAAGAATTAATTTGCTGAAGAATAATATTGCTTCTAGATTATGTTAATATTTGCTCATTGATAATGGCTAACTATTGCTGGGGAATATTATGTTGCAATAAAAGGTGTGGAATTTAATTTCATCTCTTTCTTTGAATTATTGTGACAATTGGGATTGGATGTTGGGGGTAAATGAAGGGTTGTTGTGTTAGGGGCCTGTCATCCAGGCTTCAGCCCATTATCGTTCAAAGCATTGGATGGAATAGATCTAAAGGTAAAGGTaggggtttagtttactttagtttacttttgtttagtttagttcagttcagtttagtttagtttattgtcaagtgtcccgagatacagtgaaaagcttttttgttgcgttttatccagtcagcgaaaagactaatgatgattacaatcaagccgtccacagtgtacagatacaggataaagggaatcatgtttagtgcaagataaagtccagttaagtctggttaaagatagttcaaaggtctccaatgaggtagatgggaggacaGGACCActgtctagttggtgatgggatggttcagttgtctgataacagctgggaagaagctgtccctgaatctggaggtgtgtgttttcacacttctgtacctcttgcccgataggagaggggagaagagggattgactggggtgtgactggtccttgattatgctggtggccttgccgaggcagcgtgaagtgtagatggagtcaatggaagggaggttggtttgggtgatggtctgggctgcgtccacaattctctaaattttatcgggatgcatcacagcacggcttgggaacaactccatctaagaccacaagaaattttaAAGAGAAGTTGATGAAGTGCATGGGCTAGTGTTTCTGGAGAGGCAAGAGTCAGAGATTTTGGTTCAAACTCAATCATTCTCAAGCGCGGAGTGTGACGGAGACGTCACTTTCcggtccatgttctccggagatgctgactgagtcactgcgttactccagcactttgtgtcttttttgtaaacaagcatctgcagttccttattcctCCAAGATTCATACGGATATTGCCACGAGATCTTGAGTTAAAGGTGGAGAGGTGGGCAGACTGggcacataaggaactgcagatgctggaatcttgaacaaaaagcagagtgctggagtaactcaacaggtcagggggcatctctggagaacatggataggtgacgttttgggtcgggacccttgttcccAGTTCCAGTCAATGtggaaaagggtcctgacccaaaacgtcacctatccatattctgcagagatgctgcctgacccgttgagatactccagcacctttAAGACATTCACAGTTCATGAGCCATTCATTGATGGTGTTGTCTCCTGCCCCATCAAGGGGGAAGGCAATATGATCAAAATGGACGTGAGATAAAAACGACACATCGTGTTTCTTTGTTCTCCAATAAAGAAGAACTGAATTACATTTATATAGTGCCTTTTTAAAATGTCCCAAAGAAATCTACAGCCAATAAGAAACAATACCATTATGCATCGCAAAGCTGATCAGTCATCGAGTCACAGtcgtacagaacggaaacaggcccttcagcccaacttttccatggtgaccaagatgccccatttacactactcctacctgcccacgtttggcccatattcctctaaacctttcctatccatgtacctgtgcaaatgccttttaaatgttgttatgcccctgtcccacttaggaaacctgaacggaaacctctggagactttgtgccccacccaaggtttccgtgcggttcccagaggttcccggaggtttttgtcagtctccctacctgcttccactacctgcaacctccggcaaccacctgcaacttccgggaaccacacggaaaccttgggtggggcacaaagtctccagaggtttccgttcaggttt
It encodes the following:
- the LOC129701569 gene encoding HLA class II histocompatibility antigen gamma chain-like isoform X1, whose product is MSANEQQNSLLRDSQQDIASNSDVEVRGATPAAVPVHRSLSWGRGLLYAGVSILVAMLIAGQVVGIMFLMKQQDKIDGLQKTTRRLESKYSASRGPFRPKPIMHLRPMMMDLPISYINPNADAPKLPTPKSTTSPMTVMEQVHQLLKDGNRTEGIPEMIGSFSDNLQLLKQNLNESDWKDFESWLQNWFLFQLVQPEKKTAPTQAPQVLPRHEMPSRGRNVFSSMAMSPLLNLPIAESASKQSGLAEVVPHKRVFHAETECERLKRVAEIKPGTFQPSCDKDGNYEPKQCWPSTGYCWCSYPNGTKIEETATRKQLDNCQSYQKPDDPNFSGFGAFED
- the LOC129701569 gene encoding HLA class II histocompatibility antigen gamma chain-like isoform X2; translation: MSANEQQNSLLRDSQQDIASNSDVEVRGATPAAVPVHRSLSWGRGLLYAGVSILVAMLIAGQVVGIMFLMKQQDKIDGLQKTTRRLESKYSASRGPFRPKPIMHLRPMMMDLPISYINPNADAPKLPTPKSTTSPMTVMEQVHQLLKDGNRTEGIPEMIGSFSDNLQLLKQNLNESDWKDFESWLQNWFLFQLVQPEKKTAPTQAPQVLPRHEMPSRGRNVFSSMAMSPLLNLPIAESASKQSGLAEVVPHKRVFHAETECERLKRVAEIKPGTFQPSCDKDGNYEPKQCWPSTGYCWCSYPNGTKIEETATRKQLDNCQTFED